From Armatimonadota bacterium, one genomic window encodes:
- a CDS encoding helix-turn-helix domain-containing protein, translating to MAEPRAEQAIFEWNPERSAKAEPGGVHESPPAATRVSVKRPQARTRVRIDSAERQLRWLTADEATVYLGLPTRKALYAAVERGQVPAHRLGRRRLRFNRSELDSLLGRAR from the coding sequence ATGGCGGAGCCGCGCGCGGAGCAGGCCATCTTCGAATGGAACCCGGAGCGCAGCGCGAAGGCCGAGCCGGGTGGAGTCCACGAGAGTCCACCGGCGGCTACCCGCGTCAGCGTGAAGCGCCCGCAGGCCAGGACGCGCGTCCGTATCGACAGCGCCGAGCGGCAGCTTCGCTGGCTCACCGCGGACGAAGCGACCGTCTACCTGGGCCTGCCGACGCGGAAGGCGCTCTACGCCGCGGTCGAGCGCGGCCAGGTGCCTGCCCACCGTCTTGGTCGGCGGCGCCTCCGGTTTAATCGCAGCGAGCTGGACTCCCTCCTTGGTCGGGCTCGCTGA
- a CDS encoding tyrosine-type recombinase/integrase has product MVKIRPYVVAVNHVPGCPRLESGQGGRKQGRLRCAPGCEQVTDGWEVDLALRLPDGTPIRERVKAPVSGKSAALRWGQEREGQILTQKGRKPKEERQVPTLAEFKPRFVEGHVKANRLKPSSAEAHESVYRTHLGPTFGSMRLDAIGDELVQRFKGRLVEDGKANKSINNVLSALSVMLKRAVDWKVIDAMPCRIRLLKWDMGEVAFYDFAEYLRLVEAAAAIDPRIELLVLLGGDAGLRRGEAIALEWTDVDLRRRTMHVQRSSWNGQVTLPKGGRSRRLPLTERLVEALQAHRHLKGPRVLYYDGGAVPTNKEIRMWMERAQRRAVLPANGGFHILRHTFCSHLAMQGATAKAIQELAGHQDLTTTQRYMHLSPAHKDAAIRLLDRRPVDDGLEGSGPLQPRTRQETVGDGLETSLRPKPESSLID; this is encoded by the coding sequence ATGGTGAAGATCAGGCCTTACGTGGTGGCCGTGAACCACGTCCCGGGTTGCCCGCGACTGGAGAGCGGGCAGGGTGGTCGGAAGCAAGGCCGCCTGCGCTGTGCCCCCGGGTGCGAGCAGGTGACGGACGGGTGGGAAGTGGACCTGGCGCTGCGACTGCCGGACGGTACGCCGATCCGCGAGCGGGTGAAGGCGCCCGTGAGCGGGAAGAGCGCCGCGCTCCGGTGGGGTCAGGAGCGCGAGGGTCAGATCCTCACTCAGAAAGGGAGAAAGCCAAAGGAGGAGCGCCAGGTCCCGACCCTGGCCGAGTTCAAGCCTCGCTTCGTCGAGGGCCACGTGAAGGCGAACCGGCTCAAGCCGTCGAGCGCGGAGGCGCACGAGAGCGTGTACCGCACGCACCTCGGGCCGACCTTCGGCTCGATGCGCCTCGACGCGATCGGCGACGAGCTCGTGCAGCGGTTCAAGGGCAGGCTGGTCGAGGACGGGAAGGCGAACAAGTCCATCAACAACGTCCTGAGCGCGCTGTCGGTGATGCTGAAGCGCGCCGTGGACTGGAAGGTCATCGACGCGATGCCCTGCCGGATCCGGCTCCTCAAGTGGGACATGGGCGAGGTCGCGTTCTACGACTTCGCCGAGTACCTCCGGCTCGTCGAGGCGGCGGCGGCCATCGATCCCCGCATCGAGCTGCTCGTGCTCCTCGGCGGCGACGCCGGGCTGCGCCGCGGCGAGGCGATCGCGCTCGAGTGGACCGACGTGGACCTGCGGCGACGGACGATGCACGTCCAGCGCAGCTCGTGGAACGGCCAGGTCACCTTGCCGAAGGGCGGTCGGTCGCGCCGGCTGCCGCTGACCGAGCGGCTGGTCGAGGCGCTGCAGGCCCACCGTCACCTCAAGGGCCCGCGCGTCCTGTACTACGACGGTGGGGCGGTCCCGACGAACAAGGAGATCCGGATGTGGATGGAGCGCGCGCAGCGCCGGGCCGTGCTGCCGGCGAACGGCGGCTTCCACATCCTGCGCCACACGTTCTGCTCGCACCTCGCGATGCAGGGCGCGACGGCGAAGGCGATCCAGGAGCTCGCCGGCCACCAGGACCTCACGACGACGCAGCGCTACATGCACCTGTCACCGGCCCACAAGGACGCCGCGATCCGGCTCCTGGACCGGCGGCCGGTGGATGACGGGTTGGAGGGCTCCGGGCCGCTTCAGCCCCGGACGAGGCAGGAAACCGTTGGAGACGGCTTGGAGACGAGCCTCCGGCCGAAGCCGGAGTCGAGTCTTATCGACTAG
- a CDS encoding helix-turn-helix transcriptional regulator: MAPEVFMGAVEKRLGRRVADQRKRAGLTQAQLAERIGVANETISRLERGSAVPSLGRVEAVASALGVELSELFRTLDRERQKDRALDRLVAVARRGSAADVDAIADVVERILGHFGRRG, encoded by the coding sequence GAGGTCTTCATGGGCGCTGTCGAGAAGAGACTTGGGCGACGGGTCGCCGATCAGCGGAAGCGAGCCGGGCTCACGCAGGCCCAACTCGCCGAGAGGATCGGGGTGGCCAACGAGACCATCAGCCGGCTGGAACGCGGGTCCGCCGTTCCGTCCCTGGGCCGGGTGGAAGCGGTCGCCTCGGCGCTCGGCGTCGAGTTGTCGGAGCTGTTCCGCACGCTCGACCGCGAACGCCAGAAGGACCGCGCCCTGGACCGGCTCGTCGCGGTCGCTCGCCGGGGAAGCGCCGCGGACGTGGATGCCATTGCCGATGTCGTGGAGCGGATCCTGGGGCACTTCGGCCGGCGAGGGTGA